The uncultured Treponema sp. genomic sequence GAGAGCCGACTTTGTGCCTTGCAATCGACGTGGACAAAAACAACGAGCTTTCCGCAGAAATCCGTGACCTTGAAACTGGAAAGAAAAGCGAAATCCAAGTTACCCTCGCATCCCGCACTCATTCAGAGGCAAACCAGATAGAAAAAATTCCCCAGGAAGAAGATGCGCCAGTTACAATTTCTGACAGCGATCTTGCAAATGCCGGACTTGCAGATTTTGTTGCAGAGCAGGCAAAAAAAACAAATGACGACGACTTTCACTTTGATGACCTGAATAATTCTAAGCCGCAAACTTCACCAGAATCTTCTGCGGACGAAGAAATTTTTGGCAAGGACAGTTTGGATCTTCCAGAGTTTCCTTCAGATGCAAATGAAGAAATTTCTGCGGATTCATTTCTTGATGAAGATGACGACAAAACTTTTGTGCCGGACAGCACAAAGCTTCATCCTGAAATTGAAGAAATGGAAAATTTTGAAACAGAAGTTTTTGAAGAGCCGGACACAGACATTCAGGAAGAATTTACGGACGAGCCAATTGAAGCAGAAGAACAAGAAATTCCAGAGCAGGAAATTTCAGAAGCTCCTTCAGAAGACAACGTGATTGACGTAGACCACACAGAAATTGAACTTCCAGATAACCAGACAGAAATAAACGACCTTCCGGATTTTGACAGCACGGAATCAGTTGAAGATGAAGAACCGACAGAATCAGCGGAAAATGAAACTCAAGTTTCAGAAGAAAACAACGAGCTGCCTGATTTTGATGACACAGAATTTTCACTTCCAGATTTTGAAGATGAAAAAACAGACGAGCCGCTTTCTGATGGCGACTTTTCTCTTCCGCCGGAATTTGACGATGAACCAGAATTTCCACAAGAAAATGAAGAGCAGCCAAAAGATCCGACATTTCAGCCAAACACAAATATGTTCAGCAATCTTTATGACAAAGAAACAATGCAAGGCTCGTCATCTTCATACAGCGAGGAAGACGAAATAAAAAGAAAAACAAAAGCGCCTGTAATAATCTGCGTGGTCTGCGCAATAATTTGCGTGATTGCGGCACTGCTTGTGCTTTTTGTAATTCCATCCAAGCTGAATATTTTTGGAAAACACACTGAAAAAATTTCAGAGCAGGAGCAAGTAACGAATCTTCCTTCTGAAGAAATTAATCAGCAAACAGAAATTTCAGAACTTCCGCCTGAACCAGAGCCAATTCCTGCGAAAGAAGATGAAATTGTAATTGCAGAAACTCCAGAAGCTGTTGTGCCAGAACCGCCAGAACCGGCTCCAGAACCAATTGAAGACATTCGCTACAAAATTGTCTGGGGAGACACTTTGTGGGACATTTCAAATGCCTACTATAAAACTCCGTGGAAATACAAGCGGATTGCAAATTACAACGGCATAAAAAATCCTGACCAC encodes the following:
- a CDS encoding Hsp70 family protein translates to MKSIGIKLADGTFYPLLEEGNPEKKTIDLTTVMDNQTKVQVDVYRTETGTLEGAEYVDTLEITNLNPHQNGEPTLCLAIDVDKNNELSAEIRDLETGKKSEIQVTLASRTHSEANQIEKIPQEEDAPVTISDSDLANAGLADFVAEQAKKTNDDDFHFDDLNNSKPQTSPESSADEEIFGKDSLDLPEFPSDANEEISADSFLDEDDDKTFVPDSTKLHPEIEEMENFETEVFEEPDTDIQEEFTDEPIEAEEQEIPEQEISEAPSEDNVIDVDHTEIELPDNQTEINDLPDFDSTESVEDEEPTESAENETQVSEENNELPDFDDTEFSLPDFEDEKTDEPLSDGDFSLPPEFDDEPEFPQENEEQPKDPTFQPNTNMFSNLYDKETMQGSSSSYSEEDEIKRKTKAPVIICVVCAIICVIAALLVLFVIPSKLNIFGKHTEKISEQEQVTNLPSEEINQQTEISELPPEPEPIPAKEDEIVIAETPEAVVPEPPEPAPEPIEDIRYKIVWGDTLWDISNAYYKTPWKYKRIANYNGIKNPDHIISGHWILIPAE